The sequence aagACTACATCAGGTCTCTCAGAGTTTATCAAAAAGTTgaaatgttgttttgttttttttgattcaCAGCCTTGGGCATTCCAAGCTAGGATTTTCATATTTTGTCAGAAGGCAACTTAGAACCAATCTAAACAAACACCTTTAAGTATTCTAAAGTAATTCCTTGCAAAGTGAAATTCCTGACCAATCTAAACAAACACCTTGAAGCTATTTAATTGAAATAGCATTTGATGAACTTATGATCTAAAGATAAAGATTTAATCACTTATTATAAGCAAAATTGAAATAAGAATTCTAAGATTATTATATAAAAAAGTACCTGGATCCCTTTCAATTTTTTCCCATCATCTCCATCTTTATCAGCAGTCCCTAACTTATTGGTCTGATTTCTTCCATTCCCTAATTCTTCAATTTCCTTATGGTTCAAGTTTGattccaaattttccaaaaaatcagATCCCAGGAAAGACCCAAACTGATCTAAAGAAATCTTAGATTGAACTTCATCGGTTACATCTACTGAATTTGAGTCTAGAGAGCTATTCAATTCTATTGGATCTGGAGAGTTTAGTGACATTCTAAAAGCAGCTTGACTACTATCAACTTCCAATTCTCTATACGGAGTGAAATATTCATCCTCTTCCTCAGACAGATCCTTTGAGAATGAATAGTGAGCATCAGCAGTTTCAAAGTTGAAATCCGGCCTTGGTTCATATGAAGATAACCGCTGAGTTACCACAACTTGCAGGAGACCCGATTCTGGTGGAAAATCATTAAGATTCGGTGAAATCTCAGAGAACAACCTCTTCCTATTTTATATGTTTTCATCTGAGTAGCACTATTTCCTCACCACCATCTCCTTCTAAGCCAACAGTTCTCGTGTTACCTGATGAAATATCATCGACTGAAATATCCTCCCTATTTAGGACAGAAATAGGCGAGATATTTACAGGTGATGACATTCTAGCATCAGAAACCATCTGGTTATCAATTTGGTCCCCAAAAAGAACTTTAAACTCAGGTTCCCAGCTTTGAGACTCAGTCACATCTGGCTCAGTAACTTCATTAACATCATAAATACCTTCTAGCTCTCTATTATTCAATAATGCACAAGATTCAACCAGATGGCCTAACCTAAAGAAGTTATTGCAAACTTTATATGGAATGTTGAGATAGTACAAGTAAATCATGGATTCAGGATTTGAACCCACTTTGACAGTTAATGCAAATTTTAGAGGTCTCTCAATGTTTAAATGAATTTCAGCCAACATCTGCTCTTCCCCCACAGGATTTGCATTATTAGGCCTTAGTGCTAAGACCATTCCTAGATGATATGCTATTTGACCCATGACAGCTTCATTGAGATGAAAGTTTTGAAGGTTTAAAAACTATACCCAGACCTTTATGTATTTTAAAGCGTCTCTTTCTATTTTCATGCCTGGATAACATTCAGCTAAAGGAAAGGCATTCCGAAAATATGCCGTGGATCCAAAATCAGAAGATCAGTCATTATCTCATGATCAGTAAAGGTAAGTTGGAAAATATTTTCAGCTATGTTTTTTACTTTGAAAGAACCTTTTTTCCCCAAAAGAACTTTAAAGCTTTGTAAATATTTGTGTCATTGAAAATCTCTGTCGAGAAAATTCTTCCTACTAGGGTAATATCATGTTTCCCATGAAAAGTGCTTATGACAAAAGGCACCAAAGGTGCAGAAGTAAATTCCCTAGTTGATGCCCTGCTAATGATTGGAGTTGCATTGTTTCTCAATCTTGCATTTGCACCTCTGTATGAATAACGCATGATTCTAAATAGACAAACAAAAGGAGGAAAAAACTGTGTATAAACAGATTGAATACTGTCACACAGAAACAGACAACTCTCTTTTTAGTTTTGATAACAACCACTCAACAGCAAAAGAGGAATGAGAATAAAGGGAATGCAGTCTTTATCTATATGTAGTATCTTCTTTCATTCTGTTTATCCAATGGGTTTAGGACTGATACTTCCTCAGTCATTTGTATCCACTAAACACCTAGATACCTAATGGCACACAAAACTAAAATTTCAGTAAACTTGTGGCTAGCTTTTAAAACCAAGAGAATAGATTTTAGATATTTTCATTACAGCTGTCTACCAGACATCAAGCTAAACTTAACCAACTGCATAAACGGTTAGGTCCATGCTCATACGAAAAAGATACTTAGATGCAATGAATTATGAACTTATTACTTTTCCTAGTTTCCTCTCTATCCTGTAAATCTATTCTAATGGAATCAAACCTATTCTAGACCTCTTACTATGTTAATCTCAATCGAAAGAACCCATTTTCTACTCGGAAGGAATCAGCTCTAAGTATTACTCTTTCTTGGTGACTGCCATGGATGATGCTGTTTTAATGTTGGGGATCCAAGCGAAAATGTTACTCCATACTATTGAATCTTTCTTCCATTTGAAGTTTCaaagttttttaaaattttgaaagttaCTGTTTGAGAGCGTCACTCTCTCCTGCTTCGCCGAAGTGTTCCGTAATTACCTAGGAGTCTGAACTTCACCCTTTTTAAGTCCCGTTATGCCGTTACAACAAAAGTTTTTAGTGCGACTTTTCCGCTAAGTAAATTTAGCCAGAGAAAACAGTATCAACATGTATACAACTTGGTGTCAGCCCGCTAAAGTTCCATTTAATTACATTAGTCTGATTGGCAGATTTTAGTGCTTAATCTTTGAACTTTAAGGGAGTTATTAAGCATGTTGAAGGTACCGATATCAGAACTTTATATATAAGTTTCATCCATTTTTCGCTTTGGATTACATTTTAATTACATTGCATATAAGCAGCATATCtgataagatgttactcggtttCCACCAACATCTTAGTTTGACCACTACTCAACTGCTGATGCTTGTTTCTGCATGTAATAGATTATATATGGGCTTTTTTATGAAGTGACCAAGTTTTTGTACAATATTTAACAAACTGACCGTTTTTTGAAATTGTTTTATAAACTGGCCGAGTTTgacattttccatcccgtttttttgaaaaaacggaTGACACCGGTTATCTCAAACGCACCAGTTGTAGAATACTTAAAAGcccctaaaattttgactaaccTAAATTCGTCTCCTGTTTCTTCTTCCCCGACCTTCAATTCCTTCTATTCATCTCAAAATTCAAACGATACATCTCTACAAAACCAATTCTAATTAAAAGTATCCAGAATATCAAATTCATTCAACTGAAAATGAAAATTTATATCCACATAAAATTACAACCATCCAATTCACGCAGTAGCAAAACAACTTGATTGATTTGTATGGTATGAATAAAAGATCATATAATCAATTTCATCACTACCCCatcaccaaaaacaaaaacaaagcagTACTTTTCATCACCATGATTCGATGCTTATCCAGTACCACCCATAGCAACAAAGCGAAACCACCAAGCTACAAATCACGACCTTACTTTATCAAGATACCATCAAATGATCATTACAAACCAAGATCAGATCCAACAACACCAAATAGTCATAAATCAATAAACCCCCAATtttgaagaaccctaaaattcGATTTTTACTCCATGTAAACATTAATACAATTAACCATCTAATATGAATAATACGAAGATAAATAAACACTGGGTTTGATGTACATACTCAAATCAAATACCCATATTGCTTCAATTTACAATTTCCCTTCTTCGTCATCTTTTAATTTCAACTTTTATAACCGTAGTCGAACAACAAAATCTGTAATTAGGAGTTTGTGCCGTCGATTGAGATTCACAGGGTTGGTTGAAGATCTGATGTAGCAGGTGTTGCTTGAATTAAATTGGATGAACTAAACAATTGATGATGCATCAAAGGTTTTGTATGAATGGGTTGAGCTAATTGACTACGAAGAAGAAGTTGCTGATGATGTAAATGAGAAGACCATATTGCTGTTGATGAAGAACAAGATTTAGATAATGGGTTTTTGGGCAGATTTACCTGTTTTGGTTTTGATGGCAATAGCAATAACAACATACCTAAATGAAGAAGAGGTAGTACTGTTTTCTTTAATGTATGCACTTGTAAGGATAAAATGGTCTTTATACCATGAATAATTGACTTAGTTAATTGAGTAGACCAATTTGGTGGGTCCAAGTGTCAAATTTAACGGAAATGCCACTTTATAAAAGATTAAATTTtttggccggtttattaattatatggGCGGAAGTTGGTTAGTTTGTTAATTTGCCCATCATATATAAAAGGATGTACATAGCAGAAACCGATTTTTCAAATGATACTTTCTCATTCATATCATGTGTTGTTGGATGAAATCGTATGACCACTCATCTATGCATGTGCCAGGTCTATGTGACGTGTCTATCACCTTATCGGTACATAGAAGCCTGTCATGGAAAAATGCACCAAAGAGGTACGCCTGGGGCTTGGCGGCAAGGTTTaaagttcattatttgaaacTTATGCAGTATGTTGTAGTACACAATAGCTTTCTTATCAGCTTTCCGTCTATTGTCGCAGATATAACATAATAATTGGCACCACCTAACATTATTCTAATACTTTGTACCTAGGTTAAAAATGGCCTTCCTAACATTATTCTATGGTTTGAGAACTGGTTTGGCTGAAGTTGAGTGCTCATCAATTGAAGGATGCCGATTCTGTTACTTCATTTTAAAACAACCAGTTTTATGTACTTGGCTTTCTCCAACTGGTTATGATGTTGTGATCAATACTGATGTCTATGCTAAATAGTTCAACATATACCAGAGTGTTTAGATATAATTTAAATTTAATACATCATTAAATTTTAAATCTATTTTTGTAACAGAGTTTTTTCTATCATAAATGCAAATGTTTTTACTCCGCCCGGTTCGAAGTCCATAAAAAACTCAAGATAATCTTTGCAGTAATTGTACTCCACATTTTACcatttttcctttccttagtgaattGGTTATATAAAAGTATGTTAGTTGGCTCATCTTAATAGGTATCGAATAGTAATTGGGTCTAATTTTGTGCATGGGTTAAGTAgaaaaatgccccaaaatcgatCACATGGTTGTGAAAATGTCCCGGACGTTAGAGAATAGATTAAAATGTCCCAAAATCTTATCAAAATGACTCAACCGTTACTTTTGCCGTTAGAAATGGCTAAGTGATCAAATTAGCACGCATGTGGTCCCGCACGTGTGAAAAGATAACATTTATACCCTTATGACAAATAAGCTGATATAAGGGGGACTGTTTTGGACAGTCGCCACTACCAAACGAacaaccaccaaccaccaccgctgccaccaccaccactgccaccactaccaccaccaccattaccactAGAACAACTACTACCAACACCACCTCCACCGCTAACGCCTCCTCCacacaccaccaccgccaccaacaccgccgccgccaccaccgctgCCACCACCTGAACCCTAAATTCTGAATCCAAACCCTGAACCCTAAGCCATGAAGCCTAAATCCTGAAACCATAGATTCTGCCGAAGGGCAAAAGAGACCATTCATTACACAGTTAAACAGTCAAAATCTGTCAAAATGTCCCATTTTAACTATTATAGGTAAAAGTAACAGAATGCGATATTTTGATAAGATTTTGGGGAATTTTAATTTTCCCCTAACGTCCGGTGCATTTTTACAACCTTGGAATCGATTTTGAGGCATTTTGCCAGTTAACCCACTGCATCAAAAGAGCGTTAATTACTAGTCTAGTTAAAAATTTCATCTCTCGTTTTTTTTACTattgaaatcaaattaaaagataaGATCATGACTTTTCTGAACACCCTTTAGAAAGCGTGCACAATACGATACTCCAAAAAGTTCACCTACTATAGTTAGTGACCTCCTCTGTTTTGGTCCATCAGCTTTAGATTCCGAATGACCTCTACATACGAGCCACTGTGCTAAGAATCCAGAGACTAGCTAGTATGCTCAATATcaaatacggaaaatgggtcatttgtccaaatagttttaaaacatggtttaaatggacgagtaaaaattagaatgggtgaaatggacaaaaacaaTAGTAAGAATGGAATTGGATTCATcccgacttaaacttaaaaaatagcaaggataaaacCAGATGCATCATGTGTaaatttaaaataagaaaaagtatttgaaaataggcATGATGAAACTGTTTGCATCCtagttatttttatatttttgtccatttaaacagtatcaaaatctaaatgtcattccacccaaaaattgttgatgttggtctttttaaccaattttatgtattaGATACAAGGATAAATATATTTAACTTGCATGTCCCAACCAAATTTTAGAGTGCGACACGTTCCTCCCCTTTTAATACGCCTAAAGTTTTAACggttttcttttcttattatTGCTATAAAGTTTACCCTTTTAAATTTACTAAATTGTTTGATGGTTACTTTTTAAGCACTCTTATTTGTCATTGGGAGGCAGTAATCGGTGATTGTTAATTACTAGCTCTCCTTGTTTTTGCTTTGTGTCTGTCACTTCCGTGATTTTTACTCTTTAATATAATTTGCCCTTTTCTttgtcaacaaaaaaaaaaaaattacttatcTAACAAATTTAAGGGAGAACGATATTTAATTTTTGTGCTCGATCTCAACAACAGAAAATCTCTCTCCTCCACGCTCACCACCGTCTATCTGCATCTGGATTCTAGATCTTTTTTACTCATTGGGTTTGATTATCAGTGAATCTAGATTTTAATTTTTATAAGGTGGTTTGATCTTTATTAAGCAAGTGTCTATGAACAATATTAGTAAGAATCTAGCAACACTAGTACAGGTACATCTACTGAATCTAGATTTTCCCTTTCATGGTTTTGGATGatgatgaatattttgtttctatATGGGTTTAAAAGAATTTTTAAGGGAATTAGGGGTTTCCATAAGACCCTGTTAGTAAGATGTCTAAGTTATGGTGAAAGTTGAAACACAGTTACCCATGGAAGAACAACTGAACAAAGATCAACACAGAACCTTGTCTTTTCATGACCGATTTTTTCTAACACCCAGAAAAGCAAAACGAAAATCCCAAGTACTTTTAAGTATTGTTCTTCctatgcttcaaaaagaaaaaaaaaaaaaaacagaaaagaaaagaaaagaaaaaggtacTGTTCTTCTGAAATCAGTATGCTAATGGGTTTACATAACCAAAATTTAGTGAGATACGTCCTAATCAGATAGTCATCAAAAGTTATGAGCAGTTTTAAGAAGTGAtagagttttaattttttttggttctACTGAATCTTCCATTTGATGATGGAATAAGAATTTCTTCCATTTGATGATGGATTGAAGAATTTCAGTTAAGCAAGATTCCGGGATGTTAAGATGAGAGAGAAACTTAATTAGGAAAGAGAGAACCTAAAATATTGTTGATATATTTAAGTAAATGTTTTTAAGAATAAAAAATCTTCCTGATAATTAAGGAAACGTCCGTTTAATCCCAGCGAATAGAAGGATATGGAATGTGCACCCGCGGGTGCACAAAGTTGGACTCCAAATTTTGGTAAAAAATGAAGACCATTTATTTTACTTGTTCATATGATTATGGACACTTAATTACATTAAAATTTTCAAATGACCCAAATCCATCCAACAACAGACCCTAAAACTAAACCAAACCCTAGAAACAAAGCCATAACTATTCCTGCCATCTCTGCTTCAAAAACTGATACTGATTTAGGAGCTAATATCATAAGTACACTAGTTAAATACCCATTGCTTAACCCAAATAAGCTTATCAGAATCATTACAGGAACTTCACTTCTTAACCATCTTGGTCCATGGAGACAAGCTGTAAACGAAGGATAAAATACAACTCTGCCAAAAAGACAAGCCCATGAAACTTTTCCGATACTTTTCGGAATAAATATCGAAGGCAATGATTTACCAAATAAATCCGAAACATTATATACTGTAATCAGCACAACTGGGTACCAATCTTTAAGACTTTTAGATTGAAAATTCTCTGTTATGAATCCTGGAAAAATAGATAGAGTTACTGTATATATGAAAAGGACACCAAGTGCTGAGAACTTGAGTTTTTTGGCTACCACCCAAAATTTAATTGGCCCTGTAGAGGGtgataatgatgctgagatttctTTTTTGTGTGCTATGTGATATTGGATGACTGGTAACTTGTTTAGAAGGTTGCAACAGATAATGCAACCTAACATGAGCAAATTACTGACTAAAAAATAGAGATAGGAACTTGTTTGGAGACCTTTTGGGTTCTGTGGTAGAGATGCTTTTGTTATGATTCTCAAGACTGAAACAAGAACACCTGCATCCAAAGAAATTCATTTAACAAACAAATTTAGCTATACAAGAGAATACGCATATTCAGAAGGTAAAAAGAGATAACAACATACCTGAAGAAGCAGTTCCTGCGAAAACGGCTTGCATATATCGTTCAGGAAGTTCTCCAGCAAAACCAATCAAACTTCCACCTATTAACCCATCGGCCAAACCGCAAACAGCAACAGCACCAACTATAACATAATAAGATGACGATGTTGACACTCCACACCAATCGATAATAGGTGGAGTCATCAAAgttaaaagaaacataaaaagacCTGTATTCATTCTAAATCTAAAACTAAGGCGTCTCTCTTTATGACTAAACCAATTACTCCGGCAACCTATCAAAAGTAAAAGAACAGGAAGTGAAGAACCCATATAAGCAATAGAAAATACTTTATCGATATGTTTAGTCGGATAAAGATAACCGAAGTAATCAATTGCAGTGATCAAGGCATTCCATGGTAGTAAAtttcctaaaccaagaataaaatGAACAGTGTAAGCTATATTACATCTGTCTTTTGGCTGAATCTCATGACGATAATCTTCAGCAAAATTCTTACTTCTTCCTCCTTCTTCCATAGCTTAATCCTTAGTTTTTTCCTTAACAAATTTCTCCATATTTATAGTTCATTCATATTGTTTTAAGTCATGTATTAGTGATGAGTGTTGAAGATTAGGCTTTCTCTCCTGTACATAAGGAAAGACATATGTGCCGTGTAGGGACATATAAAATGATTGACAGGAAGAATGAATGGTTAGGTTTTAGCTTTGATTGGTAACAAGTACTTATTTGCTTTCTCTCTTAGCCTTTAATTATTCTACCTAATCGATTGAGATGTCGAAGTCGACGTCGTTGATATCTTCAATTGTCGGAATTTGTATAACTTTACAGCAGTTTCCTTAGATGAAGATAATGTGCAATGTACTGAGTTCTTTTATTAGTTTCACTTCCTTTTATAGCAACCATCCGTTTGCATTTGGATATTATTCTACTTTTAAGACGTTCTATTATTATTCTTGCCTAGATTCCATTTTTATTTGTATTGCAAAGTATGTCCTTTTATGGTTAGTCTAGTCTATCTATTAAAAGTACTTATAACAAAGACAACTTTAGTAACCTCGCGAGTTTGGGGTATAACCGGATTAAATGGTAtctaaaaggtgttaaaagaTCAAATTGCCATACTAAAAAATCATGCCGaccaaaacatattaaaaaaatctttcttctacactctaactatacatgtgaaatcaaaaaaaaaaaaaaaaaaaaaaaaaaaaacgaagaatcaaAAAGAACCAAAAATCGGCAGGTAtattttgtcgaccttgccgactaaaatatagtcggcagggtataaggttgaataccatgccgacttttcatctctgaaattagcagttACAAGGTCGGCAAGATATCGATCTCTATACCTttccgactatattttagtcggcaggttatgaaattaataccttgccgactaatcattcATTTGTAACactttctctgtatgtcaaaaatcctatagtcggcagggtatttttttatcgaccttgccggccaTAAGTTGTCGGTATGTTCTTCGTCCGCAGACCTTGCCGGccagatatagtcggcatgtttttcatccgtagaccttgccgacttttcatattttcagaactgaaaatgttgattccttcCATAAATTTGAGTATAAAATCACCCAGCAGCTCTACAATCCCATATttataagtgtttgggtagtacgatttcatttccgttacaagtagaattcttaaaaaaaaaaatctcaaaaatctacccacatccatgatttcaatctaaaataaatcctaatttcaaaattttaatcaactaattaaattaattatcttaatcacatttattattattaattaattaaagATAGATTAGTCATTTTTATAAATATGTGGATAAGAGGCTTTGtggtttacttcaaaatgaccttattTTTTCTCATTTGATATACTCCAATTAATTATATATATCCTAATCAAGGCAGGTTTAGTAATATACACTTGGAGTTAACAATTAATACATACAAGAAAATAGACAAAGTCTATATTAATAAGACTTCGGAGACTAGTGCAAAGTACTAGATATGAGAACCAAGCCGAAGGGAAAAGTAAGTATTCACTTATCCACCAACCACCGGACAGAGACACTGTCATACAACATCAAAATGCTCGATCAGTTTCCACCGACATCTTAATTTTATCAATATTCAAACTTTTACATAATTTAGTTACTGCAACTAATAGATTCATAGGTGTAAAGTGTGGTAAAATAACTCGGATTATAAATTTTATATTTAAGTATAACTATCATTAAAATTGTGTGCTGAACTGAAATAGTATGAATACGTGGAGTCGTTATAAAAATTCTTAACTAATAAAATCCCGTGAGTAAATGTATTCCTACGTATAAAATCATGGTCAAAACAAATCTCAAATGATAACGTTTCACCAAAATTACATGTTGAATGAAATTTGTTGTTATTTATCTATCTTACAGGAACAGAAGATATGTTAGAATATAAGAGTATAAAGAGTATACAAATATCTAGCGTCAGCAGATCAGTTACAAAAAATTAAGCCGAAAAAGCATCCCAAATCCTAACAACAATATTATCCTCGGAACCAACCCAAGTTAAGATGAGTGATTTAGCTTCCAGACCCTAAGTTTAGATTAGTCTTGAACAAATAACTTGTTTACCAAAGTTCTTCCATTATGCGTACCCAAGTGCCTGCAGCAGGAATGAGATGCCGAACAACCTTGCTAAGAGGTAGGGAGCATACTATGAAGCCAGCAGTTAGCTAATTTCTTATAGATTTTGGAAAAGACCAAGCCCATGTTACTAGGATTTAGCTTGGACCAGACTCTGTGAGAAACTTCACAATGTAGAAGAATAAAATTTAACTTTACATGTGGAAGTTTGTTATCGCACTTTGGATGGATAAATTGTTTCTATGAATCTTCTTAGGGTACTATACCAAATTTGTTTTAATGCTTAAGGTCATCGATTGTTCACTGGCATGCATTTGCTTGGAATTTGAATTAATTATCGTTTCCCTTGATCTCTAGACTAGACCGAACTTTACAGTGTATACATGATGATATATTGAGTTCTTCAACCTACAGGATACCAAAATGGGTTCTAAATAGTAGCAAGGATTTATTTGGTTTCTCTTAGCTTTTTGGTTACTCTAAGCTGTATAATTTTAAAACAGCTTGTCTAAAAGATAGTGTACAGTCTATTAATTTGTTTTATTAGTTTAACTTCCTTAAATAGC is a genomic window of Papaver somniferum cultivar HN1 unplaced genomic scaffold, ASM357369v1 unplaced-scaffold_6, whole genome shotgun sequence containing:
- the LOC113343446 gene encoding uncharacterized protein LOC113343446 translates to MSLNSPDPIELNSSLDSNSVDVTDEVQSKISLDQFGSFLGSDFLENLESNLNHKEIEELGNGRNQTNKLGTADKDGDDGKKLKGIQVMEEQLSLEYSLLQVKKKRKL
- the LOC113343492 gene encoding equilibrative nucleotide transporter 8-like, whose translation is MEEGGRSKNFAEDYRHEIQPKDRCNIAYTVHFILGLGNLLPWNALITAIDYFGYLYPTKHIDKVFSIAYMGSSLPVLLLLIGCRSNWFSHKERRLSFRFRMNTGLFMFLLTLMTPPIIDWCGVSTSSSYYVIVGAVAVCGLADGLIGGSLIGFAGELPERYMQAVFAGTASSGVLVSVLRIITKASLPQNPKGLQTSSYLYFLVSNLLMLGCIICCNLLNKLPVIQYHIAHKKEISASLSPSTGPIKFWVVAKKLKFSALGVLFIYTVTLSIFPGFITENFQSKSLKDWYPVVLITVYNVSDLFGKSLPSIFIPKSIGKVSWACLFGRVVFYPSFTACLHGPRWLRSEVPVMILISLFGLSNGYLTSVLMILAPKSVSVFEAEMAGIVMALFLGFGLVLGSVVGWIWVI